CTGTCTCCGTGGCACAGACGTTCAAGAACGGTAGATAGAAAGAGTCATATGGTTCATTATCCCCCAAGAAGAGGGTAGTGAATGATAGATAAGGTACCGTACCCATATGGGCAACAAAGAAGGGAAACCCTTCTGCCCCATGGGACGGTATATTTTTTTTCAAAAATGTCGGTATTCTGAGATCTATCGACGGTGTATCCCTGCTACTTAGAAGAGGATCTTCTTTCTAGCTGCATAAGTCCAATATGATTAGGCCTCTTCGGAGGCCCTTTTTGGGTAGTGCTTCTCTCATTTACCATGCAACCATTTACTCTAACGGTTCGTGCAAACTTCACTATAAAATAATGTGCTGTTTAACATATCCCATGTTGGAGAGACCTGATATATTTAATGCCTGTCTTGATCATCGAGTAGAAGAAAACCCAGATTATTCAGATATATTAAAAGAAATAGTATCGGGGTTGCATCCGGCTTTGGCAAATCTGAGATAGTACAATGCATCAGTAAAAGTACCATCTTGCAGACTGATTGAGTACTCGCCGGCAGGCACATTCTCATCTTCAGCATGACAGTCAGTAAAACTGAATTCCAATGGAGAGCCATCCATTGCAAATAGCAGGAAGTCGTTTGCAGTTAAATCGGTCATTCTCTCACTACTTTCTGAAGAAATCGTTTCCAATACTGAGAAATTGATTTCAGTTGTATCTTTAAAAATCACATTAACCTCTGTATCGTTTTCGTTACTCCTGCTTGCAAATGTAAATGATTCAGTCTCAGCAATAATTGTTGGAGATAGATGATCGCCTGTATACATCTTAAAAATATATTCTCCAGTATGATCAAAATCAGTAAGCATTACCAAAGTAAGGGAATCAGAAGTCAAATCGAGCAAACCGTAATGTGCAATTCGGTTAGGACTTTCCTCATCAGTAAATACATCTACCTCATACTCCGTAGAAGAAAAAGTAATAGTACGTGGAGGGGTAAAAGTGAAATCTCTGGTAAATTCTATTGTGAGACTATCTTTTCCTACTGAATAATCCGAAATTCCGAATTCTGCGAGATTTTCAGCCTCTTTACATCCGCTAATCATCACTATCACAAGGATTGCCAGGAGAGCTACGTATTGCTTCTTCATAATCATACCTCTCTTCTGATGTATCTTCTATAGGCCCTTTTAACTATATCACGAAGGTAGATATTACTTACAATAATTTGCAGCAAATGATGTCGTTGACCGGTGAAACTGTGAACAAGGTTTTCAGAACTAGTACAATTGGTGAAGCAAATACCTATGTATATGAGCTTTGAAACCATCTAGAATCGTAAGAAAACAAACCTTTGTAATAAGATAACTAACCTTTTCTCTCCTTTCTCGAGATTTGGCTTGAAAGCGTAAGATATCTTACCAAACTCAATAGAATACCTCATGTACTTCTGACATACCCGACCTTAGGATTTTATTACTAGATGCGGCGTTGCCGCAAAAAAACAATCTATTTTTATGATTCCTTAAAAGGAGGGACACATGAAAAAAACTCTAGGTATTTTATTGGTTCTGGTTATACTGGGATCGGGCGCTCTGTTCGCCGCTGGTGTGCAAGAATCTGGTCTAACTAAGGTTGGTATTGTAAATCTACCACCAGAAGAATCCGGATATCGTCAGGCTAATGTTGAAGACATGAATGCTGTATTCTCAGAAGCAAACGGCTATGACGCAAAACAGACCAACACCATGGACAACAGCGAGCAGATCGCTGCAGCAAAAGGCTACATCCGAGACGGAGTGGACTACCTTTTGATCTCAGCAGCAAACGCTTCTGGATGGGATGACACTTTGAAGTCTGCAAAGGATGCAGGAATTCAGGTAATTCTCTTTGACCGTGCAATTGACACTGACCCCTCCAATTACCAGGCCGCTATTCTCTCTGACATGGCCTATGAAGGTGAAAAGGCAGTGGAATGGGTATTGGGACTTGATCTTGATGAGATCAATCTGATCCTTATTCGCGGACAGATGGGTTCTGCAGCAGAAATTGGCCGAAGTGCAGCAGTACTGGACGCCGCAAAAGCAGGCAAACTCAACATAGTTGCCGATGGAACCGGTGGAGACAGCTGGAGCCTTGAAGAAGCTCGTAAAGTTGTTGAAGCAGCAATTGCAGCAGGCAAGGATTTCAACGTCATCTACGCTCAGAACGATGGTATGGCACAAGGTGCCGTGCAGGCTCTTGAAGCAGCTGGGATCAGCCATGGAAAGGGCGGCGACGTCAAGGTAATTGGATTTGACTTCAACCGCTTTGCACTCAGAAACGTACAGGCTGGTTACTGGGATGCAGACATGCAATGTAATCCACGTCAGGCAGCTCAGATCTCCGAATGGATCAAGAGTGGAAAGATGCCCAGTGGCATAGTCTACCAGGAAGAGTTGCTCTTAACTACTGACACGATTACCGATGACCTCATCGCAAAATGGGGAATCAATGCCGATCCAGGTAAAGGTGTAATCACAAGGTAAGTATTTGTAATCACAACAATGTAGTATTTGCAGTGCGGTGCGCAGAAATAATTCTGCATGCCGCACCGCAATTAGCTCGTACCGTATCAGTAAAAGGAGACCTTTGATTGTTGTCAGAAACCATACTTGAAATGAAGGATATCAGCAAATCATTTCCTGGCGTCAAAGCTCTGGATTGCGTAGACTTCAAGCTCCGAAAAGGTGAAATCCATGCACTCATGGGCGAAAACGGGGCGGGTAAATCTACACTCATTAAAGTCATTACCGGAGTCTACGAAAAAGACGCCGGATTGATTACCTTACAGGGAGAACCTATTCACTTTAAAGCTCCGCAGGAAGCACAAAATAAGGGAATAGGTACCGTCTATCAGGAAATAATGCTTTGTCCCAATTTGACTGTTGCTGAAAATATGTTTATCGGCCGTAGTCACAGCCCATTCGTTAATTGGAAGCAGATGAATGAAAAGGCAGCCCAGTTGCTCGATTCTCTCGGTATTCCGGCAAGCCCAGTCCAGGAACTTGCTAGCTGTTCGATTGCCGTACAGCAAATGATTGCCATTGCCCGAGCAGTGGATATGGACTGTAAGATTCTCATACTGGACGAGCCAACTTCCTCCCTTGATGAAGACGAGGTACATAAACTCTTTGCACTCATGCGTGAGCTGAAAGAGCGGGGAGTGGGAATCATCTTTATCACACACTTTCTCGAGCAGGTGTACGAAGTCAGTGACATGATCACGGTACTTCGCAACGGAAAGCTGGTCGGTGAATATGAAACAACCTCACTCTCCCAAATTGAGCTTATTTCAAAGATGTTGGGTAATGTGCTCGAGGATGTTACCAAACTAAAGAAACATGAGCCGATCGTATCTGATACTTCCATCCCTGTCTTTGAAGGAAAAGCACTCTCAAGCTCAGCAGGGGTAAGACCCTTCAACTTTGCCATACAAAAAGGCGAGGTGAATGGGTTTGCAGGTCTGCTCGGCTCCGGACGTAGTGAAAGTGTCCGTGCCATATTCGCCGCAGACAAAGTAACTGGTGGTGAAGTAAGGATGAAAGGTAAGAGGGTGAAGATCAAGACACCCCTGCACGCAATAAAACATGGAATAGGCTATTTGCCTGAAGATCGCAAAGGCGATGGCATTGTCGAAGACCTGTCTGTACGAGACAATATCATCCTCACCCTGCAGGTCTTGAAAGGCTTCTTCAAACCAATTCCCAAAAAACAGGCAGAGATATATGCCGACGAGTATATCAAGAAGTTAAATATCAAGACTCCAACCTCCAATACACCGATCAAATCCCTTTCTGGAGGTAATCAGCAGAAAGTCATACTGGCCCGCTGGTTGCTCACCAACCCAGAGTACCTGATCCTGGATGAACCAACCCGTGGTATTGATGTTGGAACCAAGGTTGAAATCCAGAAACTGGTCCTCAATCTTGCATCCAAAGGGATGAGCCTTACGTTCATCTCTTCAGAAATTGAGGAGATGCTTCGAACCTGTTCCCGATTGATTGTCATGAAAGACCGTGAAATTGTGGGGGAGCTCAGGGGAACTGATTTGACGGAGAACGATGTAATGAACGTAATAGCACAGGGGGGAAAGAACAAATGAGCAACATGAAAAAGAACATTTCTCACCTGGTTCTTCCTCTCTCGGTGATGGCACTACTCATCGTCATCAATCTGATAAAGGGTGCCGATTATTTTACCATCAGCATGGTCAACGGAGCATTCTACGGGAATATACCGAATATCCTCTTCGGTGCCTCTGAGTTGGTCATTCTCTCCATAGGTATGACGCTGGTAACGGGAGCCTCACGAGGGCAGGATATCAGCATCGGGGTAAGTGCCACCATTACTTCCGCTGTATTTGTCCAGTACGTCCTACAGGCCAGTGAGGTCACGTTGTTTACCATCATTGTGGGTTTCCTCTTGAGTTGTCTTATGGGCTTGGTCCTTGGAGCATTCAACGGTACCCTTGTCTCGGTATTCAAGGTTCAACCAATGGTTGCATCCCTTATACTCTTTACCGGTGGCCGGTCCATAGCCTTCATGATTGACGGGAAACTCTCTCCCATCCTAGCTAACGATATATCGAATAAAATAGGTACGGTGATACCGGGCGTACCAGTGCAGACAGCAATAATCCTTACTGCTGTTTTTATCGCTATCGTGGCAGTGGTATTCAAGACCACAAATCTCAGACTCTATGTAGAGACTGTTGGAATAAACCCGAACGCGGCGCGTCTGAACGGTATCAATCCAAAGAAAATCATATTCCTGACCTTCTTGATCATGGGAATATGTACTGCGGTGGCCGGCTTTATTGCCGTGAACAAGGCAGGCCGTCACGACAGCGTCAACTTGCTCAAACTGATCATGATGGATGCAATACTTGCCGTGGCTATCGGTGGAAACTCTTTGGGCGGTGGAAAGTTCAGCATTACCGGTTCCATTATTGGTGCCTATACGATAGAGATGCTGAACAGGACCCTACTCAGGTTGGAGATAGATCCAGCGATGATCAAGGTATTCAAGGCTGTTTTCATTATTATTCTTATGGTGGTTGCCTCTCCGGTGGTCAGGGCTTTCATGAGCAAGAATCTGGATAGGTTCCGCTCCTGGAGACTTTCTTCAAGCCAGCAAAAGGGACATGTCTCCACCACAAATATAGCTAGGAAGCAGGGGGAATAGGATGGCATCTGTGAACGTAATCAAACCAAAAGCAAGACTATCAAATTCAAATATTCTGTTTCTTATAGCTGCGGTCATCTTTGTACTGATGTACCTGTTTGCAATCATCACTTTCCCCAATAGTTTTCTGCAATTTCAGACATTTTTCGACCTATTCAACCTAAATGCACCACTGATTATCATGACCCTCGGCTTATGTATCGTCATGATCGGAGGAGGTATTGATATCTCCATCGGATCAGTGACTGGTTTGGTAACAATGGCCTGTGCAGTCTTCCTGGAATCCAGGATGGGGAGTATTGGGGGAGCCATCCTTGTTGCGCTGGGTATCGGTATTGCATTTGGAATTCTGCAAGGATATCTAATCGCCTATCTTGAGATCCAACCATTTATCATTACGCTCTCTGGGTTGTTCTTGGCACAAGGGCTCCTGACTACACTCCATAAGGATCCGATCAACGTAACCATGCCTGCATTCGTGAGTTTGAGGGATTTTGATATCGTGATTGCATGGCTAGGTACAAGAAACAGACTGGGGGTTTTTATTCCGTGTGAAATAAAGCCAGGTACGCTGATCTTTATTGTCCTTCTCGTCATCCTTGCATCCCTTATGAAATGGTCGCGTTTTGGGCGGAATGTATACGCCGTTGGTGGAAATACCCATAGTGCAATGATGCTCGGCATCAATGTTAAGAGAACGATCTTCATCACGTATGTGATTAGTGGATTGACTGCCGGTATTGCAGGTTTTGTCTACATCATGACAACAGGTGCAGGCAATGTCGGAAATGCTGCAGGTGCAGAAATGAAAGCAATAGCATCTGCTATCATAGGTGGTACATTGCTTAATGGTGGGGTAGGGAACCTGCTTGGGGCTCCAATAGGTACATTGACCCTTTTGATCATTAATGAGCTGATCCGAGCAGCAGGCGTTCAATCTAACTGGCAAGCTATGGTAAGCGGACTCCTCCTGTATTTCTTCATTGTGCTGCAAAGCGTAATCATGTCGCTCCGTGATAACAGGAAATTCAGTATAGCTCTTCCGCCTTGGCTACGACTGTCAGGGAAAGAACAGATTGAGGGGCAAAGAGAGCAGTAAGGCTATAGAGACCCCTCATCTTCAATTCTGGCATTTTCCTCCGGATCTGAATTCCCGGGGGGAGATGCCTGTATGTTTCTTGAAAATGAAACTGAAGTAATGGGGATCTCCAAATCCTACTTCATATGCGATGTCTGCGCTCCTGAGCGCTGTCGTCAGCAACAGGTCTTTCGATTTATTGATACGGACCCGTGTAAGATATTCAATGAAGGTCTCCCCGGTCTCCTGGGAAAAGATGGTACTGAAATGGTTTGGACTCACATTTACGATTGATGCCACTGAATGCAGGGAAATATCTTGGTCGGCAAAATGAAGGGTAATATGCTGCTTTGCCTTCTGGATCATTTCATAATACTTTCCTGCAGATTTAGATTCCCTGAAATCGATGAACGTATCGAGGATCAATTTCACCCCTTCACAGAAAGTCTCTTTTGAACTCGCAATCTCTGAAAGTTGCGTTTTCTGTGACAACCATGGAATAACATCCTGGGAAGCACCGCCCAATTCATCAATGATCTTTGATATAGCAACCATCAGATCATAGAGAAGGTAATACCCTATGAGCGTAGTTTCGAACGGGTGGTCTCCGATCATGGTAATATACTGGGCGATGATCTCATCAACACCTGATTTTTTCACATATTTCAGCCGCTCCGATATGGGACTCCCGTCCAGTTTCAAGAAATCAATTTCGGAGAAAGCATTCAGATCATGTGTTCCAATGATCAGTTTCTGACCAGTCTTCACAGAAAAATTCACAGCTTGTTCAGCTTCGGCGAATGATTGAGAGAGGCATCCGATCCTCTCCACTAATGAGCCTATCCCAATAGCGACCATACAGTCAGTGTTTCTTTCAACCTCATATTTTATCGCTTGTCCTAAGGTGTAAGCAGTCTCTTCGAGTGATTCGGATACAAGCTGCTTCAACAGCAGGATAAATGAGTCCCTGCTTTGTGAAAAGCATAACACCTCTTCCTGATTGTCAATAAGGCTGTTTATATGGATCTTGGCTGTGATCAATTCAGAATAGTTCTCGCTTGAGGTGGAAAGCTTGATGATCGCTACAAGGTATCCATGAGCGATAAGATCTATACCCATATCACCAGCTTTCTCCAGCGCATCCTCGGTCTTGACAATTCCGGTTACCAAGTCACACAGCCAGCGCTCCTTGATTAGGTCCGAATTGGACTGGGCCTGCAGTTTCAGGTTTTCTATACTTGAGAGATGTCGCTTCTCTTGTTCAATCCTATCTACCAGTTTGTTGAGAGTAGAGAGCATATCGGAAGCGGTAATAGGTTTAAGTATGTATTCGTCGACACCGATTGATATAGCTTCTTGTGCATACTGAAACTCATCATGACCTGAAATTATGATTATTTTGATCCAGGGAAGAATCTTTTTGATAATTCTGGAAAGACTCAGACCATCAACAAACGGCATTCTAATATCGGTAATCAGAATGTCCGGTTTCACATCCTTCATAATGGATAAGGCCATCTCCCCATCAGATGCTTCACCTACGAGAACAAAAGGGCCTGTCCCCGACTGTATGCTGTTTCTGAGTCCCTCACGTACTACTATCTCATCTTCTGCAATAAAAACCTTATACATTGAATCCAACCTCTGGAACACTGAAATACACGGTTGTGCCCTTCTTATACCGACTAGTTATTTCCAGTTTCGTGCTTGTATCATAATACAGCTCTAGTCTCTTGTTAACATTATACAGTCCATACACATTGTTCAGATCCTCAGGATCGGCCGAACCATTGATCTGTTCCATGATATTCGCAAGTTTCTCTTCAGTCATCCCGATACCATTGTCTTCCACGGAAAAACAAAGGCGATTGTTTTCACGCCAGCCCTTCACCGACAAGAAGCCGCGACCTCTCTTGTTCTTGATCCCATGGTATAAGGCATTTTCAACGAGAGGTTGGAGCACCAGTTTCAAGATCTGACAGTCTGCCATCTCGGGTGAGTATTCAATATCATAGTCCAGAATATCCCTGTATCGGATTTTCTGAATTGTCAGATAACTTCTGACATGCTCAAACTCCTCACGGACCGTAAGGAAGTCTTTACCCTTGTTGAGAGAGATCCTGAAAAAGCTGGAAAAAGCGCGGGTAATATCTATCACCTGATCATTCTTCTTCTCCTCGGCAAGCCAGACGATTGTATCGAATGTGTTATAGAGAAAATGCGGTGTTATCTGGGCCTGAAGCGCCTTCATCTCTGATTTCTGAAGGTTTTGTTGTTCCCGAACATTCTCTGCGATCAAGGCTTGTATTTTTACAGCCATGATATTCAGGTTGTCGGTCAGACCGTCAAGCTCGCTCACCTGGGGAAGCTTCACCCTGGCAGTGAAATCTCCCTCAGCAATCTTCTTTGACAAGTTCTCAAGCCTTGTGATCGGAGTATTGATACTGGTTGTCACTGAACGCTGGGTAAAGACAGCGAAGATCGTGACAAAGAATACCGTAAAAATCTGAATGACAGTGAGTACAAACGTAATACGCTTATGATGCTCATTTGTGATCGTTGCTGATTCAATAACACGAACGATGAAATCCTGGAGGATGTCTGAGATTAGGGCAGAAACACCTCTGATTTCATCGAGGCTTTCTTCATTTTCACTCACCAGAGAATGGTTTGCCATCTGGTTCCCCAGCCTGTCAACATTTCTCTTGAGCGTATCGACCGCCCGCCCGGCTACCTCAAGCATCTGGCGGTTCTCCCGCTCTTCAGTCGTTCGCATGATGTCATCCAGGCTCTCATTGATCCCATCTATGATGGCATACTGGTTGCCTTCATCGAATTTCTTGTTTCCTGCAACGATATCCCAAATCTCGTTGGAGATATCCTCCTTTACCGTCTGGTTGAGGCTGTTTGCCTTGCTGACATTGGTTATGATCAGGTCATAGCGAGTCATCTGAACAACAAACGAAAAAACAGTGATAACGGGAGGAGTGATCATCAGAAGGATGATGATCACATAGGAGATCTTAATTCTCTCTTTTATGCTTCTGCTTTTAAACACAGAAAAAATCTTATCAACAATAGATAT
The sequence above is drawn from the uncultured Sphaerochaeta sp. genome and encodes:
- a CDS encoding substrate-binding domain-containing protein, which gives rise to MKKTLGILLVLVILGSGALFAAGVQESGLTKVGIVNLPPEESGYRQANVEDMNAVFSEANGYDAKQTNTMDNSEQIAAAKGYIRDGVDYLLISAANASGWDDTLKSAKDAGIQVILFDRAIDTDPSNYQAAILSDMAYEGEKAVEWVLGLDLDEINLILIRGQMGSAAEIGRSAAVLDAAKAGKLNIVADGTGGDSWSLEEARKVVEAAIAAGKDFNVIYAQNDGMAQGAVQALEAAGISHGKGGDVKVIGFDFNRFALRNVQAGYWDADMQCNPRQAAQISEWIKSGKMPSGIVYQEELLLTTDTITDDLIAKWGINADPGKGVITR
- a CDS encoding response regulator; the encoded protein is MYKVFIAEDEIVVREGLRNSIQSGTGPFVLVGEASDGEMALSIMKDVKPDILITDIRMPFVDGLSLSRIIKKILPWIKIIIISGHDEFQYAQEAISIGVDEYILKPITASDMLSTLNKLVDRIEQEKRHLSSIENLKLQAQSNSDLIKERWLCDLVTGIVKTEDALEKAGDMGIDLIAHGYLVAIIKLSTSSENYSELITAKIHINSLIDNQEEVLCFSQSRDSFILLLKQLVSESLEETAYTLGQAIKYEVERNTDCMVAIGIGSLVERIGCLSQSFAEAEQAVNFSVKTGQKLIIGTHDLNAFSEIDFLKLDGSPISERLKYVKKSGVDEIIAQYITMIGDHPFETTLIGYYLLYDLMVAISKIIDELGGASQDVIPWLSQKTQLSEIASSKETFCEGVKLILDTFIDFRESKSAGKYYEMIQKAKQHITLHFADQDISLHSVASIVNVSPNHFSTIFSQETGETFIEYLTRVRINKSKDLLLTTALRSADIAYEVGFGDPHYFSFIFKKHTGISPREFRSGGKCQN
- a CDS encoding sensor histidine kinase, which codes for MKNKISIVDKIFSVFKSRSIKERIKISYVIIILLMITPPVITVFSFVVQMTRYDLIITNVSKANSLNQTVKEDISNEIWDIVAGNKKFDEGNQYAIIDGINESLDDIMRTTEERENRQMLEVAGRAVDTLKRNVDRLGNQMANHSLVSENEESLDEIRGVSALISDILQDFIVRVIESATITNEHHKRITFVLTVIQIFTVFFVTIFAVFTQRSVTTSINTPITRLENLSKKIAEGDFTARVKLPQVSELDGLTDNLNIMAVKIQALIAENVREQQNLQKSEMKALQAQITPHFLYNTFDTIVWLAEEKKNDQVIDITRAFSSFFRISLNKGKDFLTVREEFEHVRSYLTIQKIRYRDILDYDIEYSPEMADCQILKLVLQPLVENALYHGIKNKRGRGFLSVKGWRENNRLCFSVEDNGIGMTEEKLANIMEQINGSADPEDLNNVYGLYNVNKRLELYYDTSTKLEITSRYKKGTTVYFSVPEVGFNV
- a CDS encoding sugar ABC transporter permease YjfF (membrane component of a putative sugar ABC transporter system) — translated: MASVNVIKPKARLSNSNILFLIAAVIFVLMYLFAIITFPNSFLQFQTFFDLFNLNAPLIIMTLGLCIVMIGGGIDISIGSVTGLVTMACAVFLESRMGSIGGAILVALGIGIAFGILQGYLIAYLEIQPFIITLSGLFLAQGLLTTLHKDPINVTMPAFVSLRDFDIVIAWLGTRNRLGVFIPCEIKPGTLIFIVLLVILASLMKWSRFGRNVYAVGGNTHSAMMLGINVKRTIFITYVISGLTAGIAGFVYIMTTGAGNVGNAAGAEMKAIASAIIGGTLLNGGVGNLLGAPIGTLTLLIINELIRAAGVQSNWQAMVSGLLLYFFIVLQSVIMSLRDNRKFSIALPPWLRLSGKEQIEGQREQ
- a CDS encoding ABC transporter permease, which encodes MSNMKKNISHLVLPLSVMALLIVINLIKGADYFTISMVNGAFYGNIPNILFGASELVILSIGMTLVTGASRGQDISIGVSATITSAVFVQYVLQASEVTLFTIIVGFLLSCLMGLVLGAFNGTLVSVFKVQPMVASLILFTGGRSIAFMIDGKLSPILANDISNKIGTVIPGVPVQTAIILTAVFIAIVAVVFKTTNLRLYVETVGINPNAARLNGINPKKIIFLTFLIMGICTAVAGFIAVNKAGRHDSVNLLKLIMMDAILAVAIGGNSLGGGKFSITGSIIGAYTIEMLNRTLLRLEIDPAMIKVFKAVFIIILMVVASPVVRAFMSKNLDRFRSWRLSSSQQKGHVSTTNIARKQGE
- a CDS encoding sugar ABC transporter ATP-binding protein, with product MLSETILEMKDISKSFPGVKALDCVDFKLRKGEIHALMGENGAGKSTLIKVITGVYEKDAGLITLQGEPIHFKAPQEAQNKGIGTVYQEIMLCPNLTVAENMFIGRSHSPFVNWKQMNEKAAQLLDSLGIPASPVQELASCSIAVQQMIAIARAVDMDCKILILDEPTSSLDEDEVHKLFALMRELKERGVGIIFITHFLEQVYEVSDMITVLRNGKLVGEYETTSLSQIELISKMLGNVLEDVTKLKKHEPIVSDTSIPVFEGKALSSSAGVRPFNFAIQKGEVNGFAGLLGSGRSESVRAIFAADKVTGGEVRMKGKRVKIKTPLHAIKHGIGYLPEDRKGDGIVEDLSVRDNIILTLQVLKGFFKPIPKKQAEIYADEYIKKLNIKTPTSNTPIKSLSGGNQQKVILARWLLTNPEYLILDEPTRGIDVGTKVEIQKLVLNLASKGMSLTFISSEIEEMLRTCSRLIVMKDREIVGELRGTDLTENDVMNVIAQGGKNK